Proteins encoded in a region of the Diabrotica undecimpunctata isolate CICGRU chromosome 10, icDiaUnde3, whole genome shotgun sequence genome:
- the LOC140452102 gene encoding protein KRTCAP2 homolog — MAVATGTSLILSSISSLLVLSGMQMFKPWLNSSQLHTLLGGYFGSLFFVLILTSIGNLETCVFGKNFQVKVFPEVLLSLLIALVASATIHRVCATSCLLLSLCALYYVNKYSQKVYNLQAPPVVVQTGKKKRH; from the exons atgg cGGTGGCCACagggacgtctctaattttatccTCTATAAGTTCATTGTTAGTATTATCTGGAATGCAAATGTTCAAACCTTGGCTGAATTCATCCCAATTACATACTCTTTTAGGAGGATATTTTGGTTCCCTATTTTTCGTATTAATCCTAACATCCATAGGAAACCTTGAAACCTGTGTATTTGGCAAAAATTTTCAAGTTAAAGTGTTTCCTGAAG ttttacttaGTTTATTAATTGCTCTTGTTGCATCAGCAACCATTCACCGTGTATGTGCTACCTCATG tttattgcTCTCTCTATGTGCCCTCTACTATGTAAATAAGTATTCACAAAAGGTATACAACCTTCAAGCTCCTCCAGTCGTTGTTCAGACAGGAAAGAAGAAAAGACATTAA